The Roseimicrobium gellanilyticum sequence GGGATGCAGGCCGCGATTTCGAAACGGCTGGAAATTATGATGCGGGGTTCGCTGCCATTGATGCGTTGTTCCCGGAAGCAGGCAGCAATGCCGGGAACATCAGCACCTTCTCACGGGACATCCGCAGCAAGAGTGGCGGCGGGATTGGCATCATAGCACCCGGAGGCGGCCTGGCGCTCGGGGACAGTATTCTCGGGAGTCCAGAAGTCCCTCCAGGTGTGGTTACGGAGTCCGGGGGCTCGATCACCATCTTTACTCATGAGAGCGTCAATGTCGGCATCTCGCGAATCTTCACCTTGCGCGGGGGCAACATCACCATCTGGTCGTCCACTGGCGACATCGCAGCGGGTTCTTCAGCGAAGACAGTGCAGTCTGCACCGCCGACTCGCGTGCTCATCGATCCCCAGAGCGCCGATATCACCACCGACCTTGCGGGTCTCGCAACGGGGGGCGGCATTGGCGTGCTGGCCACCGTGAAGAACGTGCCGCCGGGCGATGTGGACTTGATTGCGCCTGTGGGAACGGTGGATGCCGGCGACGCGGGCATCCGCGCCACAGGGAATCTCAGTATTGCGGCAGCTGCGGTGTTGAATGCCAGCAACATTGCCGTGGGTGGAACCAGTACTGGAACGCCCTCCGCGCCTGTAGTCGCCGCGCCAAACATCGGAGGCCTTACCACCGCGTCATCGACGGCGGGCGCGGCAGCCAGCGCCGCCACTCAAGCTGCGAATACGCCTCGTCAAGAAGCTGCGCCAGTGGACGCTGTGCCGTCCATCATGGTCGTCGAGGTCCTTGGTTATGGGGGAGGATCCGGCACCGGCGATGAGGAGGATGAAGAAGAAAAGCGCCGCCGCCGTGCTCTCGAGACTCAGGAGAGTGCGGCCGATCAAGCACCTGCCCCATGGGCCAATCCCGCTCGCTGATTCCATCGCCGACATCATCTGTTTCAATCCGTCACCCATTCTCCTCATGAAGCTTTGTCGATATTCCGTGAGATGCCTGCGTGGCACGCACTTTGCATCGTTGCTGGCAGGCGCATGGTTGTTTGTCTTGGGCATGGGCCTGCCCGCATCGGACTTCGCATCGCAAATGAAGGAAGCGGAAGCCGGTAACTCGGAGGCGCAATTCCTCATCGGGCGCTCCTATGATCGCGGGGAGAATGTGGCGCAGGATTTTGCGAAGGCCCGTGAGATGTACGAGAAGGCAGCGGCGCAGGGAAATGCCAAAGCCATGAACAACCTTGGTTCCATGTACCTCCAGGGGCGGGGGGTGTCGAAGGACAATGAGGTGGCTCTGGACTGGTTTAAGAAATCGGCGGAGTGTGGGGCAGATCGAGCCCAGGTGACGCTGGGAGTATGCCTGCAGGAGGGGCGCGTGTTGAAGCGGGACATACCTTCGGCGGTGGCATGGTTCGAGCGTGCGGCGCAACAAGGGAATGCTGAGGCGAAGCGGCGCCTCGCCTTGCTTTACTACGATGGCACCGAAGGATGGGAGAAGGACTATGGGAAAGCAGTCTCCGTGGTGAATCCCCTGGCGGAGGCGGGCGATCCGTGGGCGATGAACACCCTGGCGGCCATGTATGAGTATGGGCACGGAGTGCCCAAGGATGACGCCACTTCCGTGGAGTGGCTCCGCAAGGCAGCCGGCGCCGGCGATGGCAGGGCGCTTTTCAACCTTGGTTCCCGCCATGCTTCGGGCCACGGCGTGAAGCGGGATATCGTGCAGGCATGTGCCCTGCTGGAGACCAGCTTGAAAAAGGGTGAAGGCGCAGCGCGGGCTCTGCTGTCGGAATTGTCCCCCACATTGACACCCGCCCAGAATGAGGAAGTGAAGCGCCGGGTCGAGAAGATTCTGAGCGATCCTCAATGGCATCCGTGACTATCTGCGCGCCGATGCTTGTGCAGCGCGCACCTCTCCTGGCCAGGCTTCCCGGCGGTCCGTTTCATGGAATCGATGAACCCCACACTTCTTGTGCAATCCGGCTCCTCACCTACGCCTGGTAGCAAGATATCAGCAGAGCGCATGGTGGATCCGGTGTCAGTGCCTCCGCCTTCGGAGTCGGCGAAGAGAGCCCCAAGGCCATCTTTGCCTTCTCTGAAAACGCGGTGGGTGTGGCAGACCTCCGCCAAACGCAGCGATCCCGGGACAGTATCTGCAGGTCCCACGCCGCTGTCTTCCGACGGCGTTTGGCGGAAGGTCGTGGAAGCGCCGGAAAGCCCGGAAGGTCCGGCAGTCCCTCCGCCAGCTTCCGAGTGCGTCCAGCACAAGGCCATCGGAGTGCCGGACAAGCCGGATGTGCTGGCGTCAATCCCAACCCTTTCATTGGGCTCCACTCAGCAAAGCAAATCCAAGGCCTCCACAAAAAAGGGCAGACGGGTGCTGGAAGTGGCGCCGAATGGCAATGACCTCGCCATCATCCTGGTGAGCCTTGGATTCTTTCTGTCTGCCGTACTGTTCGCAATTTTCCGTGTTGTCGCTGCCTCCCACCAGTGAGTCGCTGTCGCGAGACACGGAGGTGATGAGGGATCAAAAATCCGACCACACGCGGAAGCTTACAAAGGTCTCGCCTTCAGAGGTGGTGCCCTGCTCGATCAGCGGCCATGCGATATCGACGGAACCATTCAGAGTACCGAACAGCCTCACCCGACTGCCAATGCCCAAGCTCGCCAGCTCAAACGTGTCCTGCTGATCTGGCAGGGGTTCGCGAAGCCACAGACTGCCACCCTCGACAAATCCGTACACCCTCCACTCGTTCACACGCTGACCGCGCTCTTCACGATCGGTGCCGATGAATGACGGGGATTGCAGCTCCAACGTGCCAAAGAGGCCGCTGTCACCCAGCGCGGTGGATTCGAGGTAGCCACGCACGGTGCCCAGACCACCTCCGGCATACTGCTCGCTGTTGATAAGAGGCGAATCGGCAATCTGCCCCTGCGCCTTTCCGAAAACACGGAAGCCGTGTGGCAGGTCGTGTTGATGGGAGACGTCACCACGGAAGTAGATGAAGGCTCCATCCGCGAGATAGCGTTTGTTGTCGAATTCGATCGGATCGCTGCCCGTGCCGCGCAGGTGGAAGGTCACGTTGGTATTGAACTCCGTGAAGCTCCTTTTGCCGAGCCAGGAGCCGCCATAGTTGATGCTGATGGGCCAGTACTGGATGGGTGTGGAAAAGGTGTCATCTCCGACGACGACGTCCTCATCAAAATTTTTCCAATCCAAACCGAAGCTGAGAGACTGGTAATAATTACCCAGCGAAGGCAGGGTCACCAATCCGCGGACTCCGAGAATCTCACCGCGGCCAGCGACCGCAGCACCGCCAAGGGTGGAGACGTCGCTGTCCTGTTTGGTTCCCATGAACATGAGGCTGAAGTTGTCCATGCCGGGCACACGCGCGATGTAATAGCCGGAGTACACGGTGGCATCCTCAGGCCGTTCTGGGGCAATTTGGAAGCTCGCTCCAATGGAGTGGCCCAGCTGCCAGAGATTGCCATAGCTCAAGGAGGCATTGAGGCGCAGCGGCACCGTATCCGGGCTGTAGCGGTTGTTGAACTCAATGCTGCCGTGGAGTGGCAGTGTGTCCTTCACGGTCAGGTCAACGTCCACCGTTCCGGGCTCAACGCCTGTGCGCAGGGCTGGTGTGACCTGGCGATCCGCTGACTGCATTTTTACCAGATCCTTGGGGACCTCATTGAAATCAGGGACCGCGCCTTCGGCCAGCGAAGGCGCCATGCGCTTGATGTCGCTGGGCAGGAAGTAGCGGGCGCCATGCACCCTCAGGCGGCCCACCTTGTTCTCAACGACACGCAACACAATGATACCGCGCGCTGCCGATTGCTGCGGCACTTCGACAGAAACAGATTGGAACCCCTTGTCATGGTATGCCTTCTCCAATGCGGCACGTGCCTCCTCCACGTCGTCCACGGTGCGTGCGGGTCCGAGGAAGGGATATACCGCGTTGCCGATTTCCACAGGGCCAAGTTTCTTGGATCCCTGCACACGATATTCACGAATATAGATTGCTGGCTGTGTCTCCGCGGAGGCGGAGGGCTCCGTTGCCGCTTGTTCTGCTCCGCTTACGGGGGCTGGGGCGCCGTGGTACATCGCGAGCATGCATCCCGCGATCCGCAGGGCAGCGCCTGAACGCTGGAAGAAATCCGTCCATCGAGAATCTGGTGAGAACATGCGATGCGTAACCCGAAACAGATCGCTATCTGCCGTGGGGCATCCGGAGCCACAACCCTCCGAGTCTGACGATTCCGTGACAATATCCTGCAAAATAGAGATGGTCGTGGGACTGGGTTATGGGTTGGCTGCGCGCGCGGCTTCGTAAGCTTTCAATGCAGCCGCACGGACCAGATCGTTGTGTGCCGCCCAGCCATGGCGCGCCCGGAAGATTTGGTCCGCCTTCCACTGGGCGGTTCTCCAGTTGCTCTCGTATTGTGGATCCTCCACATCCTGATTGGGACCACCGATGTCCTGGACAAAATTCTGCTGAATCTCCTGGATCGATGCCAGCGCATCGGGAGACGTCTCCACGACTCCAGGGGAGACGTAGCTTACCGGCTTGGAATCTCCAGACGTCTGCTCTGAAGCGCTTGAGGTGGCAGGTTGGAAGGTGACATCGCCCATCACTGCGGGGTAGTGCACTGGCGGTCTTCCTTGTACGCCCGTTCCTGCAATCGCCGGCTGTCCATCGGAGTCCGGCGTGGAATTTGTCAGGTCAGCTGCGGTCAGCTCCAGTTCACGGTCCAGCTTGCGAAGTTGGGAGGCGAGATATGCCTCGCGGGATACTCCACGAGGTGGACTCCAATCTGGGGAGCGGAGAATCTTGCGCTCGAGTTCCGCACGTCGGCTGATGGAGTTCGTCTTCAGGTCGCCTAGCACGATGGATTTGATGGTGGCCTCAGGACAGCCGACTTCGCGAAGGCGGGCAATATACGTGTCAAAATCCTGGGCCTCCAGTTCGCTCCAGTGGAACTTGCGTACAGGAGTGGGTGACGTGGAGATCTTCTTTTCCGGGAAGGATGGAACCACCTGCGAAGCGGTGGTCCGGGGCGCAGAGGTATGAAGGCCCGGACTCGAGAGGCGTGTTTCCTCATCCTCCAAACTGCGGAGATGCTGGTGCAATCCCCAGGCCAGTCCCGCCAGATTCATGGCAACTGAAATCATGAGAAGGGGCCAGAGGGTCCCAGGCTTCAGAGGATGTCGGGCGGAGTTTTTCATGAGGGGAAGATGCTGAAGGGATTTTTCGCAGAAGGGCTGTTGCGGATGAACCGCAACAGCCCCCATGCATGCATCAAACGACAAAGGCCGGCCGTTTGCCTTAGTACGCTTCGTTTACGATGAGGCCACCGTCAGCAAGGCGCGAGACGCGCATGGTGCTGAGCTTGAGACCGGAGGTTCCTGGGAAGCCGTCCAGCGCGCCAGTGAGCTGAGACGCGAAGGCCTCGGCGTCAGAGTTCACGTCCGGACGCGTCATCAGGTGGAGATAACCCCACAGGGAGTAGCGGCCATTGCGCACATTGTCGGGGGTATAGGTCACGCCGTTGTACTGGCACTCTACTGCACCGTTGAGGATGGCGGTGTTGCCATCCGAGACACCCAGGTAGCTGAGGTAGTAGCAGGGGCTGCGTCCGTCCTGGCTGAGGCCTTCGGTCGTCGCTGCCACATAGCCTGCCACCGTGCCACCGCTGTTGGAGCCACCGTTGCCCACGTTGGTGTGGGCGGAGACGTTTTGGCCACCGCGGATGCCCGTGGGGTTCACGGTGATGCTCTGGCTCGCCGTGGCGTCCTCAGTCATGGTGAACTGGGTCGTGCTGTCGACGGTCAGGACCTTCGCACCCGGAGGAATGCCAGGGCCGCGAATCGGCTGGTTCACGACGAGGGTCACTCCACCCGCGTGGGTCACAACGGGGCTGTCGAGGGTGGTGATCAGCGGATTGGGAACGGTGCCGTTGATTTCCACATTCGCACCGAGCGTGCCGGCGACGGTGGGGGTGTATTGCACCACGTTGCTGAATGCGCCGACGCCGGTTTCCGCCATCGTGGTGATACGAGTGCCGGAGCCGCTGTCACGACCCGTGGCAATGACGCCATGGGTTTCATGAGCACTGTCGCCGGTGAACAGCGCCAGCGGCATGGAGCCGACGATGTACAGGTACTGCGCGAGCTGGGGCGTCACGTTGGTGATCGGAGAGCCCTCGCTGGTGAAGAACTTGAACGGCAGCACGATGGTCGTGAAGTCATTCAGGGGAACGGCACTGTGCGGAGTGGAGGATTGGAACACGTCCGAGAACGCAATGTCAGCCGTGTGGTTGAACGTAGACGTCGTAGTGGGGTTTTCGGTGGTGCCGCCAACTGCCACCATGAAGGCAACATTGCTGTTGTTCACGAGGGATCCCACGCCCGTGGCCGATCCGGACCACGAGGTGTAGATGGTGTAGGTATCAGCTCCGACAACCTTCACAAAGTTGGCGCGTCCGGCGTTGTTGAGCGTCGCGTTGTCTTTGGTGATGGTGATCGGGGCCGGGAAGATTTGCTGGATCGCATCGTAAATCGATGCACGGCCGGCCGTGGAGCCGGTGATGTACACGTTGATGTTCGCGGCTTGGGCGGTCATGGCAAAGCCAAGCGCAACAAGCGTCAAGAATTTGGATTTCATGAAAGGGAGATGAATTCGAATGGAGGAAGAATTGTCCTGGGGAGGAGTGAAACTCAGGCGACCGCAGGTGCGGTCGCACGCCGGCGGCGCAGGAGCGGGAGGGCGAGACCGAAAGCGAGCAGCAGCGCACGGCTGGGCTCAGGCACCACACCGATTCCGGGGGTGATTCCGAAGGTGACAGCACCGGTGTCATCGATGCGGAAGGTGCCTTCGTAGGTCACGTTGGTGGTACCGGAGGAGCCGGCGAGGAGCCGGTAGAGGTCCAGTGCATTGCCAGGATAGTCGATGCCCGAAGGACTCAGACCCTGTACCTGCACCGGCTGGAACACCTGAAACACAAGGCTGCTGGTGCCAGTGCCCTCCATGGTGTCCGTCCAGTCCACGTTCGCACCGCTTTGAATCGTATTGTCCCACACGGTCGCGTTGCTGTTGCCCGTCGCTGCGTTCTGTAGCATGAACTGGCTTTGCAGCGTCTGCATGCGTCCAGCGGCCACCGAGCGGTTGACGCTGTTCACGGAATAGGCAGCGGACTGTGTGTCCGTAGTGGTCTGTTCGCGTGAGATGTAGGTCGTGTTGGAGGTGTCACCGTTGAAGGTCGTGCCGTTGTTCGTCGGGTTGCCAAAAACAGCCCACTGGAGGCTGGAATCGTCAGCCCAGCTGGCGCCGAAGGTGTCACTCAGGAGCGTTCCGAGGTTGCCGACATTGACCGAGAAATCGGAGGTGGCATCACGGTAAAGCGAGGCCTGGCCGATGTTGATTACGACGTCCTGTCCGACTCCCGCTTTGCGGAATCCGAGGAGAAGGTCACCTTGGTTGTAGGTGACCAACTGAGCTTGTGCAGGTTGGGCGATAATGGCCAACCCAAGGACAGCCGCTGCCATGGCAGCGAGCTTAAAGAGTCCGGGTCGAGTTTTCATATTGATGAGGGTACTGATGTATGGAGGCAGTGTAGCCAAACTAGCTGCGGAGTGACCCGCAACCGGGGGCCATGTATCGCGAGTTTCTCTTCGCACGCACCACGCATTGGGGAACGATTTCGTCACCATCAAGACGTCGAAAGTTTGCTTGCGTCAGCCACTGTGATTGCATGGAAAACGACTCGCTGTCGGCAACCGTCGAACCTCCCGTTTTGGGAGAGGAGATGGGCGTTGCCACGGCGCCCATGGTGTACCTTTCCGCACGTGGTCAGGACACGGCATTGATGGCGGCTGCCGTGAAGGCCCGCCTGGAGTCGCAAGGATGTCTCGTGCGCCATGGCGCCGCTGAGGTGCGCACACGTTCGCAATGTGCCAGACACTTCGGTCCGCTGCTGCACGACTGTGATGTGTTCATCCAGCTCATCGGAGTGGATCCCGGTCCCATGCTTTCCAGCGAAGACGAAGATGACTTCTGGTCGCTTGAGATTTGGGAGGCGCGAGAAGCCGCCAGGCGGAAGAAGCCTGCGAGGCACTACCTGCTGGATGAAGCTTTTTGCCGGATGATGCTTCCCGACGCGAAGCGTCCGCCACAGGTGCTGAAAAAGCAGGAACGGCACCGCCGCAAACTTGCGAGCTCACCAGCGAAGGTGCGCGAGGTGAGAGATGCTGATGAATTGCTGCGCCTGCTGCCGATCATCCGGTTGGCGGGAGAGCCATCGGAAGATTTCAACAGCTCTCCCCCTGCGCAGACCTTCAGTGCCGAGCTTGCCGCGACACTTGAAGCCATTGCGCAAGCCAAGGCAGAAGTGGAGCCAGTCTCGCGTGATGCTGGACCCGCTTCGCAAGAAGCACCCGCGACAGGAGTTTCCGTGGTCCCGCGAGCTTCCGCTCAGAGGGAAGTGAGGGCCAAAGAAGCTGTCTCGACGGTGGTGGCGCGGCAAGTGTCACCGGCAGCCTGTGAACCTTCGGTGAAAACGAACGGTACGTTTCATCAGGGAGTTGCAAACAACGATGCCGCAAACCACACAGAAGCTCTCTCTGTGGCTGGCCGTGGTGCCCTGTCAGAGCTTCCTTCGTTTCCAGAAAACACTGACTCTACTGCGGTCGCTCCCGTGCTCTTCGAGAATCGCCGCACGGAGCTGGGCAGCAGTCACTGGGTGGAAGAGCACCCGGCGCCACCGCCGGCTCTTCCCGAGGTTTCATTGTTCCATTCGGAATCGAACGACCGAAAGGCTCCCGGGGCGAGGGTCCCCCATGCTTTCGTCCTTGAGACTGGATCCGTCCTTCCGCCGATCCCTGCACTGCCGACGGTGCTCGAAGGAGAGGGTCCAAAAGAAGCCAAGGGTGCTGCG is a genomic window containing:
- a CDS encoding tetratricopeptide repeat protein, whose translation is MKLCRYSVRCLRGTHFASLLAGAWLFVLGMGLPASDFASQMKEAEAGNSEAQFLIGRSYDRGENVAQDFAKAREMYEKAAAQGNAKAMNNLGSMYLQGRGVSKDNEVALDWFKKSAECGADRAQVTLGVCLQEGRVLKRDIPSAVAWFERAAQQGNAEAKRRLALLYYDGTEGWEKDYGKAVSVVNPLAEAGDPWAMNTLAAMYEYGHGVPKDDATSVEWLRKAAGAGDGRALFNLGSRHASGHGVKRDIVQACALLETSLKKGEGAARALLSELSPTLTPAQNEEVKRRVEKILSDPQWHP
- a CDS encoding ShlB/FhaC/HecB family hemolysin secretion/activation protein, whose translation is MFSPDSRWTDFFQRSGAALRIAGCMLAMYHGAPAPVSGAEQAATEPSASAETQPAIYIREYRVQGSKKLGPVEIGNAVYPFLGPARTVDDVEEARAALEKAYHDKGFQSVSVEVPQQSAARGIIVLRVVENKVGRLRVHGARYFLPSDIKRMAPSLAEGAVPDFNEVPKDLVKMQSADRQVTPALRTGVEPGTVDVDLTVKDTLPLHGSIEFNNRYSPDTVPLRLNASLSYGNLWQLGHSIGASFQIAPERPEDATVYSGYYIARVPGMDNFSLMFMGTKQDSDVSTLGGAAVAGRGEILGVRGLVTLPSLGNYYQSLSFGLDWKNFDEDVVVGDDTFSTPIQYWPISINYGGSWLGKRSFTEFNTNVTFHLRGTGSDPIEFDNKRYLADGAFIYFRGDVSHQHDLPHGFRVFGKAQGQIADSPLINSEQYAGGGLGTVRGYLESTALGDSGLFGTLELQSPSFIGTDREERGQRVNEWRVYGFVEGGSLWLREPLPDQQDTFELASLGIGSRVRLFGTLNGSVDIAWPLIEQGTTSEGETFVSFRVWSDF
- a CDS encoding PEP-CTERM sorting domain-containing protein (PEP-CTERM proteins occur, often in large numbers, in the proteomes of bacteria that also encode an exosortase, a predicted intramembrane cysteine proteinase. The presence of a PEP-CTERM domain at a protein's C-terminus predicts cleavage within the sorting domain, followed by covalent anchoring to some some component of the (usually Gram-negative) cell surface. Many PEP-CTERM proteins exhibit an unusual sequence composition that includes large numbers of potential glycosylation sites. Expression of one such protein has been shown restore the ability of a bacterium to form floc, a type of biofilm.), translated to MKTRPGLFKLAAMAAAVLGLAIIAQPAQAQLVTYNQGDLLLGFRKAGVGQDVVINIGQASLYRDATSDFSVNVGNLGTLLSDTFGASWADDSSLQWAVFGNPTNNGTTFNGDTSNTTYISREQTTTDTQSAAYSVNSVNRSVAAGRMQTLQSQFMLQNAATGNSNATVWDNTIQSGANVDWTDTMEGTGTSSLVFQVFQPVQVQGLSPSGIDYPGNALDLYRLLAGSSGTTNVTYEGTFRIDDTGAVTFGITPGIGVVPEPSRALLLAFGLALPLLRRRRATAPAVA